From a region of the Paenibacillus sp. R14(2021) genome:
- a CDS encoding hemopexin repeat-containing protein, with translation MSEIKSAIAWPNGKSYLFRNNDYIRFDFESGSQDQDAQSMAQWRGLRMEAPDAAVYWGFGKAHFFYGDEYVRYDVRNDGVDEWYLAPNPPRKIADQWPGVWPDRIDAAVNWGNGKLYFFRGSEYLRYDITLDRVDPEYPKPIGDWWPGVWPDNIDAVLYQGGQKAYFFKGSEYRRYDLDADCVDASGQIDDLVLDPVPSGMWTPARELTVEQANKAMGYLIQNGKLSLKATQTPYNGDWSTNIQSPRPTQRVAVSPATINHIDLINENNVGVAVIDNVDQRMLVCLYRLTRWVNASQPDISAIRHLGIGHGGQNPNDCHNQGRAMDFSGLEGTFMEVAFNRQIARDWGNKPEIPGKALRLDPAVDPLAHELFLKVFNFASFECENNGIGAANTWSGKAIGDIGGFVIHPDYVDDPHSVKKLRAAHFDHIHMQIGPTFI, from the coding sequence ATGTCTGAAATTAAATCCGCTATTGCATGGCCTAATGGGAAATCCTACTTATTCAGAAATAACGATTATATTCGATTCGATTTCGAAAGCGGATCACAGGATCAGGACGCGCAATCCATGGCTCAATGGAGAGGGCTTCGTATGGAAGCGCCGGATGCTGCGGTCTATTGGGGGTTTGGCAAAGCTCACTTCTTCTATGGAGATGAATATGTCCGATATGACGTTCGCAATGATGGAGTGGACGAATGGTATCTCGCTCCGAATCCCCCTCGCAAAATAGCCGACCAATGGCCGGGAGTTTGGCCGGATCGTATCGATGCCGCCGTAAACTGGGGGAATGGCAAACTTTATTTTTTCCGCGGCTCTGAATATTTGCGTTACGACATCACGCTGGACCGTGTCGACCCCGAGTACCCTAAGCCAATCGGCGATTGGTGGCCTGGCGTCTGGCCGGATAACATCGATGCCGTACTCTATCAAGGCGGGCAGAAGGCCTATTTCTTCAAAGGCAGTGAGTACCGCCGATATGACTTGGATGCGGACTGCGTGGATGCAAGCGGGCAAATAGACGATTTAGTATTAGATCCGGTTCCATCAGGCATGTGGACGCCAGCCCGGGAATTAACAGTAGAGCAAGCGAACAAAGCCATGGGATACCTTATCCAGAACGGCAAACTTTCCTTAAAAGCGACTCAAACCCCATACAACGGCGATTGGTCGACCAACATCCAGTCGCCCAGACCAACGCAGCGCGTCGCGGTATCGCCCGCAACGATCAATCATATCGATTTAATCAATGAGAATAATGTTGGAGTTGCAGTCATCGACAACGTCGACCAGCGTATGTTAGTTTGCTTGTACCGTTTGACCCGATGGGTGAATGCCTCGCAGCCCGATATTTCTGCTATTCGGCACTTAGGCATTGGACATGGCGGCCAGAACCCTAATGATTGTCACAACCAAGGGAGAGCGATGGATTTTTCCGGCCTCGAGGGGACTTTTATGGAGGTTGCTTTTAACCGCCAGATTGCACGAGACTGGGGGAATAAGCCGGAGATACCGGGAAAGGCCTTGCGTCTTGATCCGGCAGTGGATCCATTGGCACATGAACTCTTCTTAAAGGTATTCAACTTTGCTTCTTTCGAATGCGAAAACAATGGGATAGGTGCTGCTAACACGTGGTCCGGTAAAGCAATCGGTGATATCGGCGGTTTTGTTATCCATCCGGATTATGTAGATGATCCACATTCCGTAAAGAAGCTAAGAGCGGCTCACTTCGACCACATTCATATGCAGATTGGCCCTACGTTTATTTAG
- a CDS encoding alpha/beta fold hydrolase — MGYYITVEPGVRVYVQDLLPTGNRTILFIHGWPLSHQQYEYQYDVLPSYDVRCIGMDWRGFGKSDKPYTGYSLDRLADDIRAVIDALQLRNITLAGHSAGGALIVRYMARHQGHGVSKLVMIDAQSPGSVPQQAANAFIEQTLSDRPSLLAGLPNQFFFRHSTGPFADWFFQVGLQGAGWATAASMMTLRDQNVRNDLGTICVPTLIAHGIHDQVVPFANAQETHQLIKGSVLVPFQYSGHVPFLDERERFNQVLLQFIC, encoded by the coding sequence TTGGGCTATTACATTACGGTAGAACCTGGCGTGAGGGTATATGTGCAGGACTTGCTCCCGACGGGGAACAGGACGATTTTATTTATTCACGGCTGGCCGCTCAGCCATCAGCAGTATGAGTACCAATACGACGTGCTTCCATCGTACGACGTCCGCTGCATCGGTATGGATTGGAGGGGATTCGGGAAATCGGATAAGCCTTATACGGGATACAGTCTGGATCGCTTGGCGGACGACATTCGGGCCGTTATCGACGCGCTGCAGCTGCGCAATATCACGCTGGCGGGGCATTCGGCGGGCGGCGCACTGATCGTCCGCTATATGGCCAGGCATCAGGGCCACGGCGTATCCAAGCTCGTGATGATCGATGCGCAGTCGCCGGGGTCCGTGCCGCAGCAGGCCGCCAATGCGTTCATCGAGCAAACGTTGTCGGACCGGCCATCGCTGCTTGCGGGGCTGCCGAATCAATTCTTTTTTCGACACAGCACGGGACCGTTCGCGGATTGGTTCTTTCAAGTCGGACTCCAGGGAGCGGGCTGGGCGACGGCGGCGTCAATGATGACGTTAAGGGATCAGAACGTGCGGAACGATCTGGGGACGATCTGCGTACCGACATTGATTGCGCACGGCATCCATGACCAGGTCGTGCCGTTCGCGAATGCGCAGGAAACCCATCAGTTAATCAAAGGCTCGGTACTTGTTCCGTTCCAATACAGCGGCCATGTGCCGTTTCTGGACGAACGCGAACGATTCAATCAGGTCCTGCTGCAGTTTATCTGCTGA
- a CDS encoding restriction endonuclease, translated as MKEIILFILAVAALGALAGIMQPKKKRRQRKTTKKPNQRNSKPTANRRVSKVCHEDNIILKSELNDISGAEFERLLALYFRDQGYTVHEVGVGGNDGGVDLVIVDKRGERTAVQAKCYADHNTVGVTVVRELVAAKRNHNCVLSMLITTSDLTMQAKKEAEQFKVEYWHGGLLEQKLRNWSKWQSNKKSASNVSAKLSP; from the coding sequence ATGAAAGAAATTATACTATTCATTTTAGCGGTTGCCGCTCTGGGTGCTCTGGCTGGCATCATGCAACCGAAGAAAAAGCGTCGGCAAAGGAAAACCACAAAGAAACCTAATCAAAGAAATTCGAAGCCGACGGCAAACAGACGAGTCTCCAAGGTTTGTCACGAAGATAATATTATCCTAAAGAGTGAATTGAATGATATATCGGGTGCTGAATTTGAAAGGCTACTCGCTCTCTATTTTAGAGATCAAGGTTATACCGTACATGAAGTTGGGGTCGGCGGCAATGATGGAGGCGTGGATCTTGTAATCGTAGATAAACGAGGAGAAAGAACCGCTGTTCAAGCAAAATGCTATGCGGATCACAATACGGTCGGAGTCACGGTAGTTCGGGAGCTTGTAGCAGCCAAGAGAAATCACAACTGCGTACTCTCGATGTTAATTACAACCTCCGATTTGACCATGCAAGCTAAGAAGGAAGCCGAACAATTTAAAGTTGAATACTGGCACGGTGGTTTATTGGAACAAAAGCTGCGTAATTGGAGTAAATGGCAGTCGAACAAGAAGTCTGCATCAAATGTCTCTGCAAAACTTTCCCCTTAA
- a CDS encoding MrcB family domain-containing protein: MTLPVELASIFRAKQKSYKMVLILCIIEEYKQTKLQFLPLSTVAERFLSYYQSSNEEGQTVDTPPANVADSWGAFTLTQTKSLLKTPIDALSAVLETTGDSITFKTSIWSVLDEAMLQELAEYAQTQLDAYNEQLAVQFNFSLKETFDHVLDNYLTFKTQPFANHSVGALVRNRIPEYLRSLDFIDSEYKVQGSIGQGNWVGIPWIAILDKRLNMTIQRGEYIVYLFAEDMSAVYLTLIQGVTEPLQRLKKKRAYPYFKQKSEEIRAILPLENLQLDDLVPGIGDDYQAAIIASVRYERGQVPNDAQLLADLKNVVHNYKLYAEIVAQKSPPTELPVFKYTIAHLYLTQGIINYLGQYPNQFTSLEELIAHPGVIFKTGDEIKNPKERAQHLGRAIQELGLITIEDNQYALTSLGWNYFQGFDLQIWQLSANQAELLRNYFSEEVAHDQASNLIKVMNLAIALCEELENFTLVQFNEPFIAAMGMEESWSTVTQESRSRFMLNWLEELQYLRKSGDMYTYEQPIKEEPVDNLSVMERIEAIKVFIRGKGFHFPQGLIENFYLSLKTKPFAILAGVSGTGKTKLVKLFAEALGATSSSGQFTLIPVRPDWSDPSDLLGYKDLTGAFRPGKLAEVLAVAAQERNRHKPYFICLDEMNLARVEHYFSDLLSVIETQEWREERIVTVPLIEAKSLAPEDQPLYGGLALPDNVYLIGTVNMDETTHPFSKKVLDRANTIEFNYINLEQFPDLVGSQVEEAGGRAPNAFLRSEFLQLIDAYAQHEELAKRVTAQLVRVNGILEQVHSHVGFRIRDAVCFYMIYNEQFELMGEDEAFDLQLLQKILPRVQGSSSSVKRVLLQLMQVALGRNLPLQDYLDNASELYMKWSSWSASEEKAKYPFSARKLAFMLRRLEEDGFTSYWLS; this comes from the coding sequence ATGACCTTACCGGTAGAGCTGGCATCCATCTTCCGTGCCAAGCAAAAGTCATATAAAATGGTGCTCATTCTGTGCATCATTGAAGAGTACAAGCAAACTAAACTTCAATTCCTACCGCTGAGCACTGTCGCTGAGCGTTTTTTGTCGTATTACCAGAGTAGTAATGAAGAGGGACAAACCGTCGACACCCCTCCGGCAAATGTAGCGGACAGCTGGGGAGCGTTCACGTTAACACAGACGAAGTCGCTGCTGAAAACGCCTATCGATGCCTTGTCGGCTGTTCTAGAAACGACAGGTGATTCCATTACCTTCAAGACTTCGATCTGGTCCGTACTGGATGAGGCAATGCTTCAAGAACTAGCGGAATACGCACAAACTCAGTTAGATGCATATAATGAGCAGCTTGCAGTGCAATTCAACTTCTCGCTAAAAGAAACATTTGATCACGTTCTGGATAACTATTTGACATTTAAAACACAACCTTTCGCCAATCATTCAGTAGGCGCGTTAGTTCGTAATCGGATTCCGGAATATCTTCGATCACTTGATTTCATAGATTCCGAATATAAGGTCCAAGGCTCAATCGGACAAGGCAATTGGGTAGGGATCCCATGGATTGCGATCTTGGATAAGCGGCTTAATATGACGATTCAACGCGGTGAGTACATCGTATATTTGTTCGCTGAAGATATGAGTGCGGTGTATTTGACGCTCATTCAAGGCGTGACTGAGCCTCTTCAGCGTCTGAAGAAGAAGAGGGCCTATCCTTATTTTAAGCAAAAGTCAGAAGAGATCCGAGCTATCTTACCTCTTGAGAATCTTCAACTAGATGATCTTGTACCGGGGATCGGCGACGATTATCAAGCTGCAATAATCGCCTCGGTCCGTTATGAACGAGGTCAAGTTCCAAATGACGCTCAACTTCTAGCAGACCTGAAGAATGTGGTCCACAACTACAAACTTTATGCCGAAATTGTAGCACAGAAGAGCCCGCCAACCGAGTTGCCAGTGTTTAAGTACACGATCGCACATTTATATCTAACCCAAGGCATCATCAACTATCTTGGCCAATATCCGAATCAATTTACGTCTTTGGAAGAATTAATCGCGCATCCAGGTGTTATTTTCAAAACAGGAGACGAGATTAAGAACCCCAAAGAGCGAGCTCAGCATCTTGGTCGAGCGATTCAAGAGCTTGGACTCATTACAATCGAGGATAACCAATACGCATTAACATCGCTGGGTTGGAACTACTTCCAGGGTTTTGATTTGCAAATATGGCAGCTTAGCGCGAATCAGGCCGAGCTGCTCCGAAATTATTTCTCCGAGGAAGTAGCTCATGACCAAGCATCGAATTTGATCAAAGTCATGAACCTTGCAATTGCCTTATGCGAGGAGCTAGAGAACTTCACCCTAGTCCAGTTCAATGAGCCCTTCATCGCTGCTATGGGCATGGAAGAGTCATGGAGTACCGTGACACAGGAAAGTCGTTCACGATTCATGCTGAACTGGCTTGAAGAGCTCCAATATCTTCGCAAATCCGGCGATATGTATACATACGAACAACCCATCAAGGAGGAACCCGTGGATAATCTATCGGTAATGGAACGCATAGAAGCGATCAAGGTGTTCATCCGTGGCAAGGGATTTCATTTTCCGCAAGGCCTCATCGAGAATTTTTACCTCTCACTGAAGACCAAGCCGTTTGCCATCCTTGCCGGCGTATCAGGTACGGGCAAAACCAAGCTTGTGAAGCTCTTCGCCGAAGCGCTCGGCGCGACGAGTTCGAGTGGTCAGTTCACGCTCATTCCGGTGCGGCCGGATTGGAGCGATCCTTCGGATCTGCTCGGCTACAAGGATCTGACAGGAGCTTTCCGTCCGGGGAAATTGGCTGAAGTGCTGGCGGTTGCTGCACAGGAGCGCAATCGGCATAAACCTTATTTTATCTGCTTGGATGAGATGAACTTGGCCCGTGTGGAGCATTATTTCAGTGATTTGCTTAGTGTCATAGAAACGCAGGAATGGCGAGAAGAGCGAATCGTAACGGTGCCGCTAATCGAAGCAAAAAGTTTGGCGCCGGAGGATCAGCCACTCTACGGCGGCCTCGCGTTACCGGATAACGTGTATCTGATCGGCACGGTTAACATGGACGAGACGACGCATCCATTCAGCAAGAAGGTCCTCGACCGAGCGAATACGATCGAGTTCAATTATATCAATCTCGAACAGTTCCCGGATTTAGTTGGGTCGCAAGTTGAGGAAGCAGGGGGGCGGGCGCCAAATGCGTTCCTACGGAGCGAGTTTCTCCAACTCATCGATGCGTACGCCCAGCATGAAGAGCTTGCTAAGAGGGTCACGGCACAGTTAGTCCGCGTGAACGGCATCCTCGAACAGGTACATTCCCACGTCGGTTTCCGGATCCGGGATGCCGTGTGCTTCTATATGATCTACAATGAGCAATTCGAGCTGATGGGAGAGGACGAGGCGTTTGACCTGCAACTGCTGCAGAAGATTTTGCCACGGGTACAAGGCAGTTCTTCTTCCGTAAAGCGTGTCCTGCTCCAACTGATGCAAGTGGCGCTTGGTCGGAATTTGCCGCTGCAGGATTATCTTGATAATGCAAGCGAGCTCTATATGAAGTGGAGTTCTTGGTCGGCTTCCGAGGAAAAAGCCAAGTATCCATTCAGTGCACGTAAACTTGCATTCATGCTGCGGAGGTTGGAGGAAGATGGATTCACTTCCTATTGGCTCTCCTAG
- a CDS encoding restriction endonuclease-like protein, whose amino-acid sequence MDSLPIGSPSTSIELLRIETNQFNLYIQGKPYHPTVDTLQLHRTDQNELMPAQLQITAPTASVQIERILLFHPITRKLVPWQTGDSVYPFFYETQAYELVIEKKEELPLTFYHENVHVRQAVKPLGSRILSGILNFQNEVGLTDLELRLYGQTVLQLQLEIFPVKMDYKQDYQMILNDVNQQIYNLSFDFLRKTYNLTGLKETRHQSLTEFFSILQHVFGQMVQAVERINSSPHSKHQVENRIVEAGRVKKPGKRNITFLTKRSHLLVQDDQRGVVTLNGQKYIPSHAIETKRHVDYDTNENRFVRWVLLRIAKKLKELKMRLIDKGRLQDPLLARKLDDMGKQLGRLLGLDFLQVREMRQLSVTLVLQMAPGYREVYRNYLMLMKGLSIQGDLFRLSMKDLAQLYEYWCFLKIHDLLSRKYELLKQDIIKVNRTGVFVTLDKSQKAKMVYRNPANGEVFTLYYNTLPSGEKTPTVSQKPDNVLTLKKNDSTMEYKYIFDAKYRLNPAYEDTPYRSIYGTPGPEESDINTMHRYRDAIVYAEGGGKELERSMFGAYVLFPYHDEEQFKAHKFHKSIELVNVGGSLFCRMRQS is encoded by the coding sequence ATGGATTCACTTCCTATTGGCTCTCCTAGCACCAGCATAGAGCTGCTTCGAATCGAGACGAACCAGTTCAATCTCTACATTCAGGGCAAGCCATACCATCCGACGGTGGATACGTTGCAGCTTCATCGTACGGATCAAAATGAACTGATGCCCGCGCAGCTTCAGATTACAGCACCGACAGCTTCGGTACAAATCGAGCGTATCCTGCTGTTTCATCCGATAACGCGCAAGCTTGTGCCGTGGCAAACGGGCGATAGCGTTTATCCGTTCTTCTATGAGACGCAAGCCTATGAGCTGGTCATCGAGAAGAAAGAAGAGCTTCCGCTTACCTTCTATCACGAGAATGTGCATGTCAGGCAGGCGGTTAAGCCGCTCGGGAGTCGGATTTTATCCGGGATCCTCAACTTTCAGAACGAGGTCGGTTTAACGGACCTGGAGCTTCGACTGTATGGGCAGACGGTGCTTCAGCTGCAGCTGGAGATTTTTCCGGTGAAGATGGATTATAAGCAAGATTACCAGATGATTCTAAACGACGTAAATCAACAGATTTATAACCTCTCGTTCGATTTTCTGCGAAAAACCTACAATCTCACGGGTCTCAAAGAAACGCGGCATCAGAGCTTGACGGAGTTCTTCTCCATTCTTCAGCATGTGTTCGGGCAAATGGTGCAGGCTGTGGAGCGTATCAACAGTTCACCGCATTCCAAACATCAGGTGGAGAACCGGATTGTGGAGGCGGGACGGGTGAAAAAGCCGGGGAAGAGGAATATTACTTTTTTGACCAAACGATCGCATCTGCTCGTTCAAGATGATCAGCGAGGCGTCGTCACGCTTAACGGTCAGAAATACATCCCGAGCCACGCCATCGAGACGAAGCGGCATGTGGACTATGATACCAACGAGAACCGTTTTGTCCGCTGGGTGTTATTGCGGATTGCGAAGAAGCTGAAGGAATTGAAGATGCGTCTCATCGACAAGGGTCGGCTGCAGGATCCCCTCTTAGCCCGCAAGCTGGATGATATGGGGAAACAGCTGGGACGATTGTTGGGGCTTGATTTTCTGCAGGTACGGGAAATGCGGCAGTTATCAGTAACGCTCGTGCTACAGATGGCACCTGGCTATCGGGAGGTATATCGCAACTACCTGATGCTGATGAAAGGGCTGTCCATTCAAGGCGACCTGTTCCGCTTGTCGATGAAGGATCTAGCGCAGCTCTATGAATATTGGTGCTTCTTGAAAATACACGATCTACTTAGCCGTAAGTACGAGCTGCTGAAACAGGATATTATCAAGGTGAATCGGACAGGCGTGTTCGTGACATTGGACAAATCACAGAAGGCAAAGATGGTGTACCGGAACCCGGCGAACGGCGAGGTATTTACGCTTTATTACAACACGCTTCCGAGCGGTGAGAAGACGCCGACGGTCTCGCAGAAGCCGGATAATGTGCTGACGCTAAAGAAGAATGATTCAACTATGGAGTATAAGTATATATTTGATGCCAAGTACCGACTGAATCCAGCTTATGAAGATACTCCTTATCGAAGCATCTACGGTACGCCGGGGCCGGAGGAGTCGGACATCAATACGATGCACCGCTATCGGGATGCAATTGTATATGCAGAAGGTGGCGGGAAAGAGCTCGAACGAAGCATGTTCGGTGCTTACGTGTTATTTCCTTACCATGATGAGGAGCAATTTAAGGCGCATAAGTTCCATAAGAGTATCGAGCTTGTGAACGTCGGGGGTTCCCTTTTCTGCCGAATGCGACAAAGCTAA
- a CDS encoding TM2 domain-containing protein produces the protein MSELTLPSYEKTKFCKHCAEKIHFEAVVCNKCGLQVEELKGAGQQPTVIVNNSNVNTNTNTNLVGSFVTGRQKSKWVALALCIFLGYFGGHKFYEGRVGMGILYFFTGGLFFIGIVIDFIALLFKPDPYYV, from the coding sequence GTGTCGGAATTGACATTACCATCTTATGAAAAGACAAAGTTTTGTAAACACTGTGCAGAAAAGATTCACTTTGAAGCTGTCGTGTGCAACAAGTGTGGATTGCAGGTTGAAGAGTTAAAAGGTGCAGGTCAGCAACCAACTGTAATCGTTAATAATTCAAATGTTAACACGAACACGAACACAAATTTAGTTGGGAGCTTTGTCACTGGAAGACAGAAAAGTAAATGGGTGGCGTTAGCTTTATGCATTTTTCTTGGTTACTTTGGCGGACATAAATTTTATGAAGGCAGAGTAGGGATGGGGATTTTATACTTCTTTACAGGAGGCCTATTCTTTATTGGTATAGTTATTGACTTTATTGCACTGCTGTTTAAGCCGGACCCATATTACGTATAA
- a CDS encoding YafY family protein, with protein MKLERLIAMIYKLLNHDVLSASMLAEEFQVSPRTIYRDIDVICASGFPVVAYQGTKGGFGMIDGFKLDKSLLGSYDVASLITVLRSLSTVFEDDRAQGTIERLKSLETEQQTPSLTVDFESRRTDSEALRQLRAAITERRTVRFEYINAKNERTTRDLEPVRLHFKYSNWYIYGYCRTRREYREFRLSRMMHIVLTQGTFQPHNEPQEAGYPERPSRDVGEDVVIRVGAEALAEAMDQFHPVEKQFHDDGSMTMRMAVCRPLEARWLRSILLSLGSGAEVLEPPALRAIVREQLLAALKRYEEV; from the coding sequence ATGAAATTAGAACGTTTAATCGCCATGATCTACAAGCTGCTGAATCACGACGTGTTATCGGCCTCCATGCTGGCGGAAGAGTTTCAAGTGTCCCCGAGAACGATCTATCGGGACATCGACGTGATCTGTGCCTCGGGCTTCCCGGTTGTCGCGTATCAGGGAACGAAGGGCGGATTCGGCATGATAGACGGCTTTAAATTGGACAAAAGCCTCCTCGGTTCCTACGATGTCGCTTCCCTGATTACCGTGCTCCGCAGCCTCTCTACCGTGTTCGAGGACGACCGTGCGCAAGGTACCATTGAACGGCTCAAGTCGCTGGAAACGGAGCAGCAGACACCGAGTCTGACGGTGGATTTTGAATCTCGCCGTACGGATTCCGAAGCGCTTCGCCAGTTACGCGCGGCCATTACGGAGCGCCGGACCGTCCGGTTCGAATACATTAATGCCAAGAACGAACGCACCACTCGTGATCTGGAACCGGTGCGGCTTCATTTTAAATACAGCAATTGGTACATTTATGGGTATTGCCGCACGCGGCGGGAGTATCGAGAGTTTCGGCTATCCCGGATGATGCATATAGTCCTGACACAGGGTACGTTTCAACCGCATAACGAACCGCAAGAGGCCGGTTACCCGGAAAGGCCATCGCGAGATGTGGGGGAGGACGTCGTAATCCGAGTGGGTGCCGAGGCTTTGGCGGAAGCGATGGATCAGTTTCATCCGGTGGAGAAGCAGTTTCATGACGATGGCAGCATGACGATGCGAATGGCTGTATGCAGACCACTAGAAGCGCGGTGGCTGCGGTCCATTCTGCTGAGTCTTGGCAGCGGCGCGGAGGTCCTCGAACCCCCTGCTTTGCGAGCTATTGTACGAGAGCAGCTGCTAGCTGCGCTGAAACGTTATGAAGAAGTATGA
- a CDS encoding DinB family protein, with product MTNHPVEMYNYHAWANQTILGRIKELPPAVLSQDVNSSYPTLAHALSHIYAVDRMWYQVLTGTEMGEALQDCMPLNAHVLPTVDEYTDSFAQLAEQFRLWLSSQADLEKTILLNNPYAGPRQTRLSEIVLQVVNHGSYHRGNISTMLRQLGHASTMTDYALYWYQSPADMLERPVSADQ from the coding sequence ATGACGAATCATCCCGTTGAAATGTACAATTACCACGCATGGGCCAACCAAACGATTTTAGGCAGAATCAAGGAACTTCCGCCCGCCGTGCTGAGTCAAGACGTGAACAGCTCGTACCCTACGCTCGCCCATGCCCTTAGCCATATCTATGCGGTTGATCGGATGTGGTATCAGGTATTAACAGGCACCGAGATGGGAGAGGCGCTGCAAGACTGTATGCCGCTCAATGCGCACGTTCTGCCAACTGTAGATGAATACACCGATAGCTTTGCCCAGTTAGCGGAACAATTCCGGTTATGGCTCTCGAGCCAAGCCGATTTGGAGAAAACCATTCTTCTTAATAATCCGTACGCCGGTCCCCGCCAGACACGTTTATCGGAAATCGTGCTGCAGGTGGTCAATCACGGGAGCTATCATAGGGGGAATATTTCGACGATGCTGCGTCAGCTGGGCCACGCATCCACGATGACTGATTATGCGCTTTATTGGTATCAGTCACCTGCGGATATGCTGGAAAGACCCGTATCAGCTGATCAATAA
- a CDS encoding ABC transporter ATP-binding protein: MARNKFDIDENLEAPFDIRHFKRALVYIRKQKTPMIIALVLSTLSAGIGLSAPLILQHVVDVTIPGRDKSALVGWSALMLATIVVSVILATIRSRMMTRVGQDIIFDIRTDLFKHLQKLPFQYYDDRPQGKILIRVVNYVNSVSDVLSNGIINFILEILNLVFIAIFMFAVNVQLSFVILGGLPIFLGIMLLLKTKQRRAWQAVSNKGSNMNAYLQESISGIRVTQIFTREKHNEGIFTRLSANYRREWMRTMYLNFLVPFTVDNLSTIVGTAIFLIGLLALGPEQVTFGVILAMGGYAARFWQPILNLSNIYNSFINAVAYLERIFETLDEPVTVSDVPNARELPPIEGRVTFDDVTFAYDPGVNILEHLSFDVKPGESIALVGPTGAGKTTVVNLISRFYNITGGQLLIDGHDIAGVQLQSLRSQMGIMLQDSFIFSGTILDNIRYGKLDATEEEVIAAAKTVCADEFIREFEQGYLTEVNERGSKLSQGQRQLISFARTLLADPRILILDEATSSIDAQTERLLQKGLNELLKGRTSFIIAHRLSTVKNCDRIMYVADRGIAESGSHDELMALRGRYHKLYTAQKMHAV; encoded by the coding sequence TTGGCTAGGAATAAATTCGACATCGACGAAAACTTGGAAGCCCCCTTCGACATCCGGCATTTCAAGCGTGCGCTCGTCTATATTCGCAAACAGAAGACACCGATGATCATCGCCCTCGTGCTCAGCACGCTGTCCGCAGGCATCGGATTATCCGCACCGCTTATCCTGCAGCATGTGGTCGACGTGACGATTCCCGGCCGAGACAAATCGGCGCTCGTGGGCTGGTCCGCGCTGATGCTCGCGACCATCGTCGTCAGCGTCATTCTCGCCACAATCCGCTCGCGCATGATGACGCGGGTCGGGCAGGATATTATTTTCGATATTCGGACGGACCTGTTCAAGCATCTGCAGAAGCTGCCGTTCCAATATTACGACGACCGGCCGCAGGGCAAGATCCTCATCCGGGTCGTCAACTACGTCAACTCCGTTTCGGACGTGCTGTCGAACGGCATCATCAACTTCATTCTGGAGATTCTGAACCTGGTGTTCATCGCCATCTTCATGTTCGCCGTCAACGTGCAGCTGTCGTTCGTCATCCTCGGGGGGCTGCCGATCTTCCTCGGCATCATGCTGCTTCTCAAGACGAAGCAGCGCCGCGCTTGGCAGGCGGTGTCGAACAAGGGCTCCAACATGAACGCCTATTTGCAGGAGAGCATCAGCGGTATTCGCGTCACGCAAATCTTCACTCGCGAGAAGCATAACGAAGGCATCTTCACCCGCCTGTCCGCCAATTATCGCCGCGAGTGGATGCGGACGATGTACCTGAACTTCCTCGTTCCGTTCACAGTCGACAACCTGTCGACGATCGTGGGTACGGCGATCTTCCTCATCGGGCTGCTGGCCCTCGGGCCGGAACAGGTTACGTTCGGCGTCATTCTCGCCATGGGCGGCTATGCTGCGCGCTTCTGGCAGCCGATACTCAACCTGTCGAACATCTATAACAGCTTCATTAACGCCGTCGCTTACCTGGAGCGCATCTTCGAGACACTCGATGAACCCGTGACTGTCAGCGACGTGCCGAATGCGCGCGAGCTGCCGCCGATAGAGGGCCGCGTCACCTTCGACGACGTGACCTTCGCCTACGATCCGGGCGTCAACATCCTAGAGCACCTTAGCTTCGACGTCAAGCCGGGCGAGAGCATCGCGCTCGTCGGACCGACAGGCGCCGGCAAGACGACGGTCGTCAATCTGATCTCGCGCTTCTATAACATTACCGGCGGCCAGCTTCTCATCGACGGACACGATATCGCGGGCGTGCAGCTGCAGTCACTGCGCAGCCAGATGGGCATCATGCTGCAGGACAGCTTCATCTTCTCCGGCACGATTCTGGACAACATCCGATACGGCAAGCTCGATGCAACCGAGGAGGAAGTGATCGCCGCGGCCAAGACCGTCTGCGCCGACGAGTTCATCCGGGAGTTCGAACAAGGCTACTTGACCGAAGTGAACGAGCGCGGCTCGAAGCTGTCCCAAGGCCAGCGGCAGCTCATCTCGTTCGCCCGCACGCTGCTCGCGGACCCGCGGATCCTGATCCTCGACGAAGCGACGTCTTCCATCGATGCCCAGACGGAGCGCTTGCTCCAGAAGGGCCTGAACGAGCTGCTCAAAGGCCGCACCTCGTTCATCATCGCTCACCGCCTATCGACGGTGAAGAACTGCGACCGCATCATGTACGTCGCAGACCGAGGCATCGCCGAATCCGGCTCGCATGACGAGCTGATGGCGCTGCGCGGGCGGTATCATAAGCTGTATACAGCGCAGAAGATGCATGCCGTGTAG